A window of the Arachis duranensis cultivar V14167 chromosome 5, aradu.V14167.gnm2.J7QH, whole genome shotgun sequence genome harbors these coding sequences:
- the LOC107489052 gene encoding alcohol dehydrogenase 1-like, with translation MTNRGVDRSVECTGSIQAMISAFEYVYDGWGVANLVGVPSKDDVFKTHPMNFLNERTLKGTFYGNYKPRTDLPNVVEKYMKGELELEKFITHTIPFPEINKPSNLMLKGESIKCIIRMDE, from the exons ATGACCAATAGAGGCGTAGATCGTTCTGTTGAATGTACTGGCAGCATCCAAGCTATGATCTCAGCATTTGAATATGTCTATGAT GGTTGGGGTGTTGCTAATCTTGTTGGTGTGCCAAGCAAAGATGatgttttcaaaactcatccTATGAACTTCTTGAATGAGAGAACTCTCAAGGGTACCTTCTATGGTAACTACAAACCCCGAACTGATCTTCCTAATGTTGTGGAGAAGTACATGAAAGGG GAGTTGGAACTTGAGAAATTTATCACTCACACCATTCCGTTCCCAGAGATTAACAAGCCTTCTAATTTGATGCTGAAAGGAGAGTCCATCAAGTGCATCATTCGGATGGACGAATAA